One window of the Bombus pyrosoma isolate SC7728 linkage group LG5, ASM1482585v1, whole genome shotgun sequence genome contains the following:
- the LOC122567931 gene encoding uncharacterized protein LOC122567931: protein MMSTKKRSRKSDADKSSHTEQLVTWINRVRCKKLMCRRNRRRDLRIEAMLTCTLFKAENQLRIRQSSRALKWQQLKKQWLKKAKYSNYELCNDEDTENQRNLWKEPLCPELSSLDNFMSKVAEVKVPLQR from the coding sequence ATGATGAGCACTAAGAAGAGATCTCGAAAATCTGACGCCGACAAGTCAAGTCATACTGAGCAATTAGTAACTTGGATTAACAGAGTTCgctgtaaaaaattaatgtgtCGCCGAAATCGCAGACGCGATTTACGGATTGAAGCAATGCTGACGTGTACTCTTTTCAAAGCTGAAAATCAGTTACGCATCCGGCAATCATCTAGAGCTTTAAAATGGCAGCAACTTAAAAAACAATGGTTGAAGAAggcaaaatattcaaattatgaaCTTTGCAATGATGAAGATACGGAAAATCAGAGAAATCTCTGGAAAGAGCCATTGTGTCCTGAATTAAGCAGTTTAGACAATTTCATGTCTAAAGTGGCAGAAGTAAAAGTACCATTACAACGCTGA
- the LOC122567953 gene encoding conserved oligomeric Golgi complex subunit 4, with translation MCIMDLSPNQDNLTHILNKLSEDEVKIEKSLQNILSKQCHVEAKLQSISKVLPNIVIIRTEGEKFCNMIRRTNELAENVSAKVRQLDLARSRVYECQRRVNDILDLQLCSEGVAMALCNEDYEQGAAHVYRYLSMDQQLLERTAEDILMDHTSVSCSLITLQQAALQLRTVVTHKFDEAVKLEDLASVERFFKIFPLLEMHTEGLKKFCSYLCTKLQETAQKNLKAALEIKSNDKRASVIFSDTMTLLFEGIARIVEIHQPIIETYYGPGRLLTTISILQKECDRQVKKIIAEFMKHRSISKKVQIVNDHVRKPSSERADPKEYDLLLGEITIMHSRAELYIRFLKRRVKNDVEISVTNDTQYKDLINEFENIINNSDLAHGMQELLGAYLALERYFLEESVNKALGMDTLDQDQQTSSMVDDVFFIVQKCIRRSMSSWSIDGVCAVVNMACGILEGEFANRLRNRLRQGYPAGYLDLAQAYSALQTSIQHGRLQTSDTELARLMFLAYLNNTDVSIEYVETLCKSLSTEIDATFPNMQSKERGKIDSCLSGLKGVMSILRAVNDYGLEQLRVSAVKPRVTPWVDAFLSVDHHINEDDLLRYETEEPFVQTLIMNLEGLLQSFKESLTASNYDALIGLLTAEVTARLEKVVLKSTFNRAGGLILDKEVRSLASYLAAVTSWSVRDKFARLTQIATILSVEKVEELADYCGADAIAWRLTPAEVRRIASMRIDFRPEDIKRLKL, from the exons ATGTGTATCATGGATTTATCTCCAAATCAAGACAATTTGACACATatacttaataaattatcagaAGATGAg gttaagatagaaaaaagtttacaaaatatacTTTCAAAACAATGTCATGTAGAAGCAAAGCTCCAAAGTATAAGTAAGGTATTACctaatattgttataatacgGACAGAAGGAGAAAAGTTCTGTAATATGATTAGACGTACTAATGAACTAGCAGAAAATGTAAGTGCCAAAGTAAGACAATTGGATTTAGCAAGA AGCAGAGTATACGAATGTCAAAGACGTGTTAATGACATTCTTGATTTACAACTATGTAGTGAAGGAGTAGCTATGGCATTGTGTAATGAAGATTATGAACAAGGTGCAGCACatgtttatcgttatttatcaATGGATCAACAATTATTAGAAAGAACAGCTGAAGACATTTTGATGGATCACACTAGTGTCAGTTGTTCTCTAATTACATTGCAACAAGCTGCATTACAACTCAGAACTGTGGTTACACATAAATTTGATGAAGCAGTAAAATTAGAAGATCTTGCATCTGTTgaaagatttttcaaaatatttcctttattaGAGATGCATACTGAAGgccttaaaaaattttgtagttATTTATGCACAAAg TTGCAAGAAACAGCtcaaaaaaatttaaaagcagctttagaaataaaaagtaatgatAAAAGGGCATCAGTTATTTTTTCTGACACTATGACATTACTATTTGAAGGAATTGCCCGTATTGTAGAGATACACCAACCAATAATCGAAACATATTATGGTCCTGGAAGATTATTAACGacaatttctattttgcaAAAGGAATGTGACAg aCAAGTTAAAAAGATTATTGCAGAATTTATGAAACACCGATCTATATCTAAGAAAGtacaaattgtaaatgatCATGTTCGTAAACCAAGTTCTGAAAGAGCAGATCCCAAAGAGTATGACTTGTTATTAGGTGAAATTACTATAATGCATTCACGTGCAGAATTATACATAAGATTCTTAAAAAGAAGGGTTAAA AATGATGTAGAAATTAGTGTAACAAATGATACGCAATACAAAGATCTAATAAAtgaattcgaaaatattatcaaCAATTCTGATTTAGCACATGGTATGCAAGAACTTTTAGGTGCTTATCTTGCTTTAGAAAGATATTTCCTCGAAGAAAGTGTAAATAAAGCACTAGGAATGGATACCTTAGATCAAGATCAACAAACATCTAGTATGGTTGATGATGTTTTCTTTATAGTACAGAAATGTATTag GCGTTCTATGTCAAGTTGGAGTATAGACGGTGTCTGTGCTGTAGTTAATATGGCTTGTGGAATATTAGAAGGAGAATTTGCAAACAGATTACGAAATCGATTGCGACAAGGTTATCCAGCAGGATACTTAGATTTGGCACAAGCTTACAGTGCCCTTCAAACAAGTATACAACATGGTCGTCTACAAACTTCAGATACGGAGCTCGCCCGTCTAATGTTTTTG GCCTATCTAAATAACACCGACGTAAGTATCGAATATGTCGAAACGCTATGTAAAAGTCTTAGTACAGAAATAGATGCGACGTTCCCCAATATGCAAAGTAAAGAAAGAGGTAAAATCGACAGTTGTTTATCCGGCTTAAAAGGTGTTATGTCGATTTTACGAGCGGTTAATGATTATGGTCTAGAACAGTTACGAGTAAGCGCTGTCAAACCGAGAGTCACACCTTGGGTCGATGCATTCTTATCAGTGGATCATCATATAAACGAG GATGACTTATTAAGATATGAAACAGAAGAACCTTTCGTACAAActttaattatgaatttagAAGGTTTACTTCAAAGTTTTAAGGAAAGTTTAACAGCATCTAATTATGATGCTTTAATTGGTCTTCTTACTGCTGAAGTAACAGCTCGTTTAGAAAAAGTTGTATTAAAGTCTACTTTTAATAga gcAGGAGGTCTTATACTTGATAAAGAAGTAAGGTCATTAGCAAGTTACTTAGCCGCTGTTACCTCATGGTCCGTACGTGATAAATTTGCACGATTAACGCAGATAGCTACCATATTAAGCGTTGAAAAAGTAGAAGAACTAGCAGATTATTGTGGTGCAGATGCAATAGCATGGAGATTAACACCTGCTGAAGTTCGACGTATTGCCTCCATGAGGATAGATTTTCGTCCCGAGGatataaaaagattgaaactttaa